A window from Fusobacterium sp. encodes these proteins:
- the ileS gene encoding isoleucine--tRNA ligase has product MSEKDYGATLNLPKTSFQMKANLPNKEPKFIKMWQEKDIYSKGLKKGTQTFILHDGPPYANGEIHIGHALNKILKDIILKYKRLRGYKVPYVPGWDTHGLPIELKVTEKLGSKAKEMSAVKIRELCAEYAKKWVGIQKEGFIRLGILGDWENPYLTLNPEYEAKQLEVFGELYENGYIFKGLKPIYWSPVTETALAEAEIEYKNVSSPSIYVRMKANADLLERLGLTEEAWVVIWTTTPWTLPANVAISLNPDFEYGVYKTEKGNLILGKDLAEKAFTEMDLEQFELIKEFQGKDLERTTYQHPFLDRTGIIILGTHVTADAGTGCVHTAPGHGQDDYVVGIRYGLPIISPINNKGVLTEEAGEFAGLFYVQANKAICAHLEKSGHLLKLKMIEHSYPHDWRSKTPVIFRATEQWFVNVEGSDIRERALKALNNVEFIPAWGRSRIGSMIETRPDWCISRQRVWGVPIPVFFNEANGKEIFNKEILRKVIEIVKKEGTAAWLKYPAEELIGDELIEKYGLKGLELRKETNIMDVWFDSGVSHRAVLETRGELLHRPADMYLEGSDQHRGWFQTSLLTSIGSTYDAPFKKILTHGFVNDGEGKKMSKSVGNTVVPSDVIKLYGADILRLWCASVDYREDVKISENILKQMAEAYRRVRNTARYILGNSNDFDPNTDKVSYEQLMEIDKWALNKLEILKRKVTENYDRYEFYNLFQDIHYFAGIDMSAFYLDIIKDRLYTEGTNSVERRAAQTVMTEILVTLTKMITPILSFTSEEIWETLPEVLKDSESVLLTDWYKENDQYLNPEIENKWTEIIKVRKEVNKILEKARQGENRIIGNSLDAKVILHSTDAEIQKFLIENREKLELALIVSEVEITENTDDSFVRGEEAQDIYIKVLHADGEKCERCWKYSTELGKDPEYPTLCPRCTSVLKNN; this is encoded by the coding sequence ATGAGCGAAAAAGATTATGGTGCTACATTGAACCTTCCGAAGACGAGCTTTCAAATGAAAGCTAATCTTCCAAATAAGGAACCTAAGTTTATTAAAATGTGGCAGGAAAAAGATATTTATTCAAAAGGCTTGAAGAAAGGTACACAAACTTTTATTCTGCATGATGGACCTCCATATGCAAATGGAGAAATTCATATAGGGCATGCTTTGAATAAGATTCTTAAAGATATAATCTTAAAATATAAAAGATTAAGAGGATATAAAGTACCCTATGTACCTGGATGGGATACACATGGACTTCCTATAGAGTTAAAAGTTACTGAAAAATTAGGATCAAAAGCTAAAGAAATGTCAGCAGTAAAAATCAGAGAATTGTGTGCTGAGTATGCTAAAAAATGGGTAGGAATTCAAAAAGAAGGATTTATAAGATTAGGAATATTAGGGGATTGGGAAAATCCATATCTTACTCTGAATCCAGAGTATGAGGCTAAACAATTAGAAGTATTTGGAGAACTTTATGAAAATGGATATATTTTTAAAGGACTAAAACCTATATATTGGTCACCAGTTACAGAAACAGCTTTAGCAGAAGCAGAAATAGAATATAAAAATGTATCATCTCCTTCAATATATGTAAGAATGAAAGCTAATGCTGATCTTTTAGAAAGATTAGGACTTACTGAAGAAGCATGGGTGGTAATATGGACAACTACTCCTTGGACTTTACCTGCAAATGTAGCTATAAGTTTAAATCCAGACTTTGAGTATGGTGTTTATAAAACTGAAAAAGGAAATCTGATACTAGGAAAAGACCTTGCAGAAAAAGCATTTACTGAAATGGATCTTGAACAGTTTGAATTAATAAAAGAATTTCAAGGTAAAGATTTAGAAAGAACTACATATCAGCATCCATTTTTAGATAGAACAGGAATTATTATACTTGGTACTCATGTAACTGCTGATGCAGGTACAGGATGTGTACATACTGCCCCTGGTCATGGACAAGATGACTATGTAGTAGGAATTAGATATGGCCTTCCAATTATTTCTCCTATTAATAACAAAGGAGTATTAACAGAAGAAGCAGGAGAATTTGCTGGATTATTTTATGTACAGGCTAATAAAGCAATATGTGCTCACTTAGAAAAATCAGGACATCTATTGAAATTAAAAATGATAGAGCACTCTTATCCTCATGATTGGAGATCAAAAACTCCTGTTATATTCAGAGCTACAGAACAATGGTTTGTGAATGTTGAAGGTTCAGATATAAGAGAAAGAGCTTTAAAAGCTCTAAATAATGTAGAATTTATACCAGCTTGGGGAAGAAGTAGAATTGGATCTATGATTGAAACAAGACCTGACTGGTGTATCTCAAGACAAAGAGTGTGGGGTGTTCCAATTCCAGTATTCTTCAATGAAGCAAATGGAAAAGAGATATTTAATAAAGAAATACTTAGAAAAGTAATTGAAATAGTTAAAAAAGAAGGAACAGCAGCATGGCTTAAATATCCAGCTGAAGAACTTATTGGTGATGAGTTGATAGAAAAATATGGGCTTAAAGGATTGGAACTTAGAAAAGAAACAAATATTATGGATGTTTGGTTTGATTCAGGGGTATCTCATAGAGCAGTGCTTGAAACAAGAGGAGAACTTTTACACAGACCAGCTGATATGTATCTGGAAGGATCAGATCAGCACAGAGGATGGTTTCAAACATCTCTTTTAACTTCCATTGGATCAACATATGATGCACCATTTAAAAAAATATTAACTCATGGATTTGTAAATGATGGAGAAGGGAAAAAAATGTCAAAATCAGTTGGAAATACAGTAGTTCCATCTGATGTAATAAAATTATATGGAGCAGATATACTTAGATTATGGTGTGCTTCTGTAGATTACAGAGAAGATGTTAAAATATCAGAGAATATCTTAAAACAAATGGCTGAGGCATACAGGAGAGTAAGAAACACGGCAAGATATATATTAGGAAATAGTAATGACTTTGATCCTAATACAGATAAAGTTTCATATGAACAATTGATGGAAATAGATAAATGGGCATTAAATAAGTTAGAAATACTAAAAAGAAAAGTAACAGAAAATTATGATAGATATGAATTTTACAACCTTTTCCAAGATATTCATTATTTTGCTGGAATAGATATGTCTGCATTTTATCTTGATATAATAAAAGACAGATTATATACTGAAGGAACTAACTCAGTAGAAAGAAGGGCTGCTCAAACTGTTATGACAGAAATTCTAGTCACTCTTACTAAAATGATAACTCCTATACTTTCATTTACTTCTGAAGAAATATGGGAAACTCTGCCAGAAGTATTAAAAGACAGTGAATCTGTTCTGCTGACTGATTGGTATAAAGAAAATGATCAATACTTAAATCCAGAGATAGAAAATAAATGGACAGAAATAATTAAAGTAAGAAAAGAAGTTAATAAAATACTTGAAAAAGCAAGACAGGGAGAAAATAGAATAATTGGGAATTCATTAGATGCTAAAGTAATACTCCATTCAACAGATGCAGAAATACAGAAATTCTTAATTGAAAATAGAGAAAAACTTGAACTTGCTCTTATTGTTTCAGAAGTAGAAATTACAGAAAATACAGATGATAGTTTTGTAAGAGGAGAAGAAGCTCAAGATATTTATATTAAAGTACTTCATGCTGATGGAGAAAAATGTGAAAGATGCTGGAAATATTCTACTGAACTTGGAAAAGATCCTGAATATCCAACTCTTTGTCCAAGATGCACAAGTGTACTAAAGAATAATTAG
- the lspA gene encoding signal peptidase II: MIYIILVFILVLLDQISKYIVDKNFFEGDTIGVLTDFFHFTYVKNRGIAFGMFQGKLDVISIATVIAIVAIAYYLYKGRNKMLLLEKLGFTFVLAGAIGNMIDRIWRGFVIDMIDFRGVWSFVFNLADVWINIGVILILLDYFFAEKKKKK; the protein is encoded by the coding sequence ATGATCTATATAATTTTAGTCTTTATACTGGTTCTATTAGACCAAATATCTAAATACATTGTGGATAAAAACTTTTTTGAGGGAGATACTATTGGTGTATTGACTGATTTTTTTCACTTTACATATGTAAAAAATAGAGGAATAGCCTTTGGGATGTTTCAAGGAAAACTTGATGTAATAAGTATAGCTACAGTTATAGCAATTGTAGCTATTGCATATTATTTGTATAAGGGCAGAAATAAAATGCTTTTATTAGAAAAGTTAGGTTTTACTTTTGTTTTAGCTGGAGCAATAGGAAATATGATAGACAGAATATGGAGAGGATTTGTCATTGATATGATAGATTTTAGAGGTGTCTGGTCTTTTGTTTTCAATCTAGCTGATGTATGGATAAATATAGGAGTTATATTGATACTTCTAGATTACTTTTTTGCAGAAAAAAAGAAGAAAAAATAG
- the glyQ gene encoding glycine--tRNA ligase subunit alpha, whose protein sequence is MTFQEIIFALQKYWSSKGCVLGNPYDIEKGAGTFNPNTFLMSLGPEPWNVAYVEPSRRPKDGRYGENPNRVYQHHQFQVIMKPSPLNIQELYLESLKVLGIDPEKHDIRFVEDDWESPTLGAWGLGWEVWLDGMEVTQFTYFQQVGGLELDPIPVEITYGLERLALYIQNKENVYDLEWAPGVKYGDMRFQFEYENSKYSFELADLESHFKWFDEYEKEAAKILDAGLVLPAYDYVLKCSHTFNVLDSRGAISTTERMAYILRVRNLARRCAEVYVQNRKDLGYPLLKK, encoded by the coding sequence ATGACATTTCAAGAGATAATTTTTGCTCTTCAGAAATACTGGAGTTCTAAAGGATGTGTATTAGGGAATCCTTACGACATAGAAAAAGGTGCAGGAACATTTAATCCTAATACATTTTTAATGTCTTTGGGACCTGAACCATGGAATGTTGCTTATGTAGAACCATCAAGAAGACCAAAGGATGGAAGATATGGAGAAAATCCCAACAGAGTTTATCAGCATCATCAATTTCAGGTTATTATGAAACCATCTCCTTTAAATATTCAAGAACTTTATCTTGAAAGTTTAAAAGTATTGGGAATAGATCCTGAAAAACATGATATTCGTTTTGTTGAGGATGACTGGGAATCTCCAACTTTAGGTGCTTGGGGACTTGGCTGGGAAGTGTGGTTAGATGGTATGGAAGTTACTCAATTTACGTATTTTCAGCAAGTAGGAGGCTTAGAATTAGATCCTATTCCTGTAGAAATAACTTATGGATTAGAAAGACTTGCTCTTTATATTCAAAATAAAGAAAATGTATATGATTTAGAATGGGCTCCTGGTGTAAAATATGGAGATATGAGATTTCAGTTTGAATATGAAAACTCAAAGTATTCATTTGAATTAGCAGATTTAGAAAGCCATTTCAAATGGTTTGATGAATATGAGAAAGAAGCAGCTAAAATTTTAGACGCAGGATTGGTTTTACCAGCTTACGATTATGTATTAAAATGCTCTCATACATTTAACGTTTTAGATTCAAGAGGAGCTATATCTACAACTGAGAGAATGGCTTATATCTTAAGGGTTAGAAACTTAGCAAGAAGATGTGCTGAAGTTTATGTACAAAATAGAAAGGATCTAGGGTACCCTCTTTTAAAAAAATAG
- the glyS gene encoding glycine--tRNA ligase subunit beta — protein MRLLFEIGMEELPARFLNQALKDLKNNLEAKLKEERISFKSIKTYGTPRRLILDVWELGEQQEDLNIVNMGPAKNVAYGSNGEISRAGLGFAKSQGIEAEDLEIISTPKGEYIAARKFMEGKETKELLPEILKSLVLELNFQKSMTWSDKKLRFARPIQWFLALCNNEVVKFEIEGMESGNKSKGHRFFGKEFEVNTIDEYFKKIRENNVIIDIEERKALIKKLINENCTNSGEQVLVEDELLNEVTNLIEYPCPIVGSFNSDFLEVPQEVLIISMEVHQRYFPILDSNGRLLPKFVVVRNGIETSEQVRKGNEKVLSARLADARFFYQEDLKSPLADNIEKLKTVVFQKDLGTIYSKIERATEIAKYLIDTLGYNDRKDSILRTVLLAKADLVSNMIGEKEFTKLQGFMGADYALKSGEGKEVSLGIKEHYYPRFQGDSLPIELEGIVTGISDRIDTLVGCFGVGVIPSGSKDPFALRRAALGIVNIILNSRLDISLKALTGKALDALQGCEVLKRDREIVLTEVLEFFKQREMNIFTEMKYSKDIVTAVLNTDSDNAVEALEKIKTLESFTKEEVFKTLLPVLKRVGNISKDHEKGIINQDLFKEPVETELYNFSLELNSKVIDALNNKDYNKYLQAIVSGKDIINRYFDEVMVMDKDEDVKNNRLSQLKFLADLFIKMADLNQIEER, from the coding sequence TTGAGATTACTATTTGAAATTGGAATGGAAGAACTGCCTGCAAGATTTTTAAATCAGGCATTGAAAGATTTAAAAAATAATTTAGAAGCGAAATTAAAAGAAGAAAGAATTAGTTTTAAGAGTATAAAAACTTATGGAACTCCAAGAAGATTAATTTTGGATGTATGGGAACTGGGAGAGCAGCAAGAAGATCTTAATATAGTGAATATGGGACCAGCTAAAAATGTAGCTTATGGAAGTAATGGAGAGATATCTAGAGCAGGACTTGGATTTGCTAAATCTCAAGGAATAGAAGCAGAAGATCTTGAAATAATAAGTACTCCAAAGGGTGAATATATAGCAGCAAGAAAATTTATGGAAGGAAAAGAAACAAAGGAACTTCTTCCTGAAATATTAAAAAGTCTTGTATTAGAATTAAATTTTCAAAAATCTATGACTTGGTCAGATAAAAAGTTAAGATTTGCCAGACCTATACAGTGGTTTTTAGCACTTTGTAATAATGAAGTTGTAAAATTTGAAATTGAAGGAATGGAAAGTGGAAATAAATCTAAGGGACACAGATTCTTTGGTAAAGAATTTGAAGTTAATACTATAGATGAATATTTTAAAAAAATAAGAGAAAATAATGTAATAATAGATATTGAAGAAAGAAAAGCTCTTATCAAAAAACTTATTAATGAAAATTGCACAAATTCTGGAGAACAGGTGCTTGTAGAAGATGAACTTTTAAATGAGGTAACTAATCTTATAGAATATCCTTGTCCTATAGTAGGAAGTTTTAATTCAGATTTCCTTGAAGTTCCACAAGAAGTTCTTATAATATCCATGGAAGTACATCAAAGATATTTTCCTATACTTGATTCAAATGGAAGACTTCTCCCTAAATTTGTAGTTGTTAGAAATGGGATAGAAACTTCTGAACAAGTAAGAAAAGGAAATGAAAAAGTATTATCTGCAAGACTTGCTGATGCTAGATTCTTCTATCAGGAAGATTTAAAATCACCTCTTGCTGATAATATAGAAAAATTAAAAACAGTAGTATTCCAAAAAGATCTTGGAACTATCTATTCAAAAATAGAAAGAGCTACAGAAATAGCTAAGTATTTAATAGATACTCTAGGATATAATGATAGAAAAGACAGTATATTAAGAACTGTATTGCTTGCTAAAGCAGATCTTGTTTCTAATATGATAGGAGAAAAAGAATTTACTAAACTTCAAGGGTTTATGGGGGCAGATTATGCACTTAAATCAGGAGAGGGGAAGGAAGTTTCTCTTGGTATAAAAGAACACTATTATCCAAGGTTTCAAGGAGATAGTCTTCCTATAGAATTAGAAGGGATAGTAACTGGAATATCTGATAGAATAGATACATTGGTAGGATGCTTTGGAGTAGGAGTTATTCCAAGTGGATCAAAAGATCCATTTGCTTTGAGAAGAGCAGCTCTTGGAATTGTAAATATAATACTTAATTCAAGATTAGATATCTCTTTAAAAGCATTAACAGGAAAAGCATTAGATGCCCTTCAAGGGTGTGAAGTATTAAAAAGAGATAGAGAAATTGTTCTTACAGAAGTATTGGAATTCTTTAAACAAAGAGAAATGAATATCTTTACTGAAATGAAATACAGTAAAGATATAGTTACAGCTGTTCTCAATACTGATAGTGATAATGCTGTAGAAGCTTTAGAAAAAATAAAAACTTTAGAATCTTTTACTAAAGAAGAAGTATTTAAAACACTACTTCCAGTGTTGAAAAGAGTAGGGAATATTTCTAAAGATCATGAAAAAGGTATTATAAATCAAGATTTATTTAAAGAACCAGTAGAGACTGAATTATATAATTTTTCATTAGAGCTAAACTCAAAAGTGATAGATGCTTTAAATAACAAAGATTACAATAAATATCTTCAAGCTATAGTTTCAGGCAAAGATATTATTAACAGATATTTTGATGAAGTAATGGTAATGGATAAAGATGAAGATGTTAAGAACAACAGACTTTCTCAACTTAAATTTTTAGCTGATTTATTTATAAAAATGGCTGACCTTAATCAAATAGAGGAAAGATAA
- a CDS encoding PTS sugar transporter subunit IIC, producing the protein MKSLKSFFKRKNIEITVKRYCIDAFSHMALGLFSTLLIGTILNTIGGKLGITFLTDVIWKIARDMTGSAIGVAVAYGLQAPHLVLFSSTITGAAGAIYGGPVGAFIGAVVGAEFGKMISKETKIDIIVTPAVTILTGALVVYYVGPGVAKFMEAFGAFIMYTTELQPFYMGIIVSVVVGIALTLPISSAALCMMIGLSGLAAGASTVGCSAQMVGFAVMSFKENGWGGLAAQGLGTSMLQIGNIVKNWKIWIPPTLASAILGPVSTVILKYQNIPIAAGMGTSGLVGQFGTFSTMEGLGRGGTSLYIGILILHFILPAILTLAIASFMRKKNWIKDGDLKLDL; encoded by the coding sequence GTGAAATCATTAAAAAGTTTTTTTAAAAGGAAAAATATAGAGATAACAGTAAAGAGATATTGTATAGATGCTTTCAGTCATATGGCTTTAGGACTTTTTTCAACACTTCTTATAGGAACTATACTTAATACAATTGGAGGAAAACTGGGAATAACCTTTCTTACAGATGTTATCTGGAAAATAGCAAGAGATATGACAGGATCAGCAATTGGAGTAGCTGTTGCTTATGGACTTCAGGCACCTCATCTTGTATTGTTTTCATCTACAATAACTGGAGCAGCGGGAGCTATTTATGGTGGACCAGTAGGGGCCTTTATAGGAGCAGTAGTAGGGGCAGAATTTGGAAAAATGATATCAAAAGAAACAAAAATAGATATAATAGTGACCCCAGCAGTTACAATCTTAACAGGAGCATTAGTAGTATATTATGTAGGACCTGGGGTAGCAAAATTCATGGAAGCATTTGGAGCTTTCATAATGTATACAACAGAGCTTCAGCCATTTTATATGGGAATTATAGTATCAGTAGTAGTGGGAATAGCTTTGACACTTCCTATCAGCAGTGCAGCACTGTGTATGATGATAGGACTGAGTGGACTTGCTGCTGGAGCTTCTACAGTAGGATGTTCAGCACAAATGGTTGGATTTGCAGTAATGAGCTTTAAAGAAAATGGATGGGGAGGTCTTGCAGCACAGGGGCTTGGAACTTCAATGCTGCAAATAGGGAATATTGTTAAGAACTGGAAAATATGGATACCTCCTACATTGGCTTCAGCTATATTAGGTCCAGTATCAACTGTAATATTGAAATATCAAAATATTCCAATAGCAGCAGGAATGGGAACAAGTGGACTAGTTGGACAATTTGGAACTTTTTCTACTATGGAGGGCTTAGGAAGAGGAGGGACATCTCTTTATATAGGAATACTTATACTTCATTTTATTCTTCCAGCTATTCTTACTCTTGCAATAGCTAGCTTTATGAGAAAGAAAAATTGGATAAAAGATGGAGACTTGAAATTAGATTTGTAA
- the folE gene encoding GTP cyclohydrolase I FolE, which translates to MDVNKIENAFKDILDALGESIEREGLKDTPKRIAQSYTELFSGLLQNPEDMLKRTFEVEKNDLIIEKNIDFYSMCEHHFLPIFGKIDIAYIPNGKIVGFGDIIKVIDILSKRPQIQERLGSQIVDTIYDTLNCQGVMVVIKAKHMCMTMRGEKRVNSEIVTTSYKGIFEDDTVRRMEIFSLLK; encoded by the coding sequence ATAGATGTAAATAAAATAGAAAATGCCTTTAAAGATATACTGGATGCTTTGGGGGAAAGTATAGAGAGAGAAGGATTGAAGGATACTCCAAAGAGAATCGCACAAAGTTATACTGAGCTTTTTTCAGGGCTGCTTCAAAATCCTGAAGATATGCTTAAAAGAACATTTGAAGTAGAAAAAAATGACCTGATAATAGAAAAGAATATAGATTTCTATTCTATGTGTGAACATCATTTTCTTCCTATATTTGGTAAAATAGATATAGCATATATTCCAAATGGCAAAATAGTGGGATTTGGTGATATAATAAAAGTAATAGATATACTTTCTAAAAGACCTCAAATACAAGAAAGATTAGGATCTCAAATAGTTGATACAATATATGATACTCTTAATTGTCAGGGAGTTATGGTAGTTATAAAAGCTAAACATATGTGTATGACTATGAGAGGAGAAAAGAGAGTAAACAGTGAAATAGTAACAACTTCTTACAAAGGAATATTTGAAGATGATACTGTTAGAAGAATGGAAATTTTTTCATTATTAAAATAA